Proteins encoded within one genomic window of Manis pentadactyla isolate mManPen7 chromosome 4, mManPen7.hap1, whole genome shotgun sequence:
- the LOC130683344 gene encoding LOW QUALITY PROTEIN: double homeobox protein A-like (The sequence of the model RefSeq protein was modified relative to this genomic sequence to represent the inferred CDS: substituted 3 bases at 3 genomic stop codons), with protein MCRLVALRERGVLVSRWGPSGVSSNMAKDNAPSETVSTNLGCSHTKFTENQLXVLISGFNQKPYPCYATKRKLALEINTEKYRIQIWLQNXRARSXSQKVSEPEKDLESSQDQDHSEEKIQSREGRWYYCTSYTSSQLHTLIKAFMKNPCPGIDSRVQLAKEIGVPELRVQVWFQNRRSRFHVQREREADEVLEQTQDQGQKSLTNENSSRYKNYTKWHQCS; from the coding sequence ATGTGCAGACTAGTAGCCTTAAGAGAGAGAGGAGTGTTGGTCTCCAGGTGGGGTCCTTCTGGAGTCTCTTCCAACATGGCCAAAGACAATGCTCCAAGTGAGACTGTATCAACAAATCTTGGATGCAGTCACACCAAATTCACAGAAAATCAACTGTAAGTCCTCATCAGTGGATTCAACCAAAAACCTTACCCATGTTATGCAACCAAAAGAAAACTTGCTTTAGAAATCAACACTGAAAAGTATAGAATCCAGATTTGGCTTCAGAATTGAAGAGCTAGGTCTTGATCCCAGAAAGTATCAGAACCTGAGAAGGATTTAGAATCAAGCCAAGACCAAGATCACTCTGAAGAGAAGATTCAAAGTAGAGAAGGTAGATGGTATTATTGTACCAGCTACACTTCCTCTCAGTTACACACCCTCATCaaggcatttatgaaaaacccTTGTCCTGGGATTGATTCCAGAGTGCAACTTGCTAAAGAAATTGGGGTTCCAGAGTTAAGAGTCCAAGTTTGGTTTCAAAATCGAAGATCTAGATTCCATgtccagagagaaagagaagctgatGAGGTCTTAGAACAGACCCAAGACCAAGGACAAAAATCTCTGACAAATGAAAATAGTTCCAGGTATAAAAACTATACAAAATGGCACCAATGTTCCTAG